The DNA sequence TCATCGATTGGGAGTATGCGGGCGGCGGAGACAGGTTCTTCGATTGTGGTGATTTTGCCGAGAAGTGGGAGTTGAGTGCCGTCGAGGAACGCCAATTCGCCGACGAGTACAACTCGACGGGGGATTCACTCGAATATCTGCTCGCGGCTCTGCGAATGTATCGCTTCCACAGCCGCTTGCGCGAGGCGCTATGGGCGGCGGCGGCCAGCACCACGCACTTCACCGAGTTCGACCATTCCGCCTATAGCCGCGCCTGTATGACGCGCCTGGACGACATCGCCGCCAGCAAAGCGTTCCAAGACAGCCTAAGTCTGGTAAAAGCCACCACTGAGATAAAGGAAGTGCAGTGCTCGTAACATCCCTTCACCCAAACCTCGACTCCGCCACAGTGATCAGGGAACGACAGTTGCGGGTCGAGTCGGGGGCCTCGGAATACGTTCACGCAGTTCACCCCTCGATCCTGGCGCAGGTCGAGACTGGTTCGGCGGTGAATGTCTCTGCTCGCTTCCGCGAGGTTGTTGATCTGTTCGAGCCGAAGCGAGAATCCACACCAGCCGGTTTCCGTGTGGAGACCACCGGGACACACTCTGTCACCCTGGATCTCGTTCGCGATATCGGCTATGCCCGGGATGGGCAACGTAGGCCGACGTCATTGCTGTTCTCGGCAGACTCTGCCAACCCGTACGAAATCGCCGAATGTCGCGATCTGATTGCCAATGTGACCTGCAATCCGGGGATCGTCTACGACCTTTTTCTCAACAACCCGGAGGCCAACGTTGGCGGCCAATTCTCTGATCTCAACGAAGTGTTACAGGCAATAGGAGACGAGGTCGGCCCCGGGTGTGACATCTCCGTCGAACTCCACGATCCGTACGAACAGGACTTCGCCAAGATACTCGACGAGATTCAGATGTACGAGGATATCCTGTCGCGCTACCGCCTGGTGGTCAAAGTCCCTCATACAGGAGCGATCTCACCCTCAGCTTCGAGTCAGCTCCTGACTGGCGATGGTCTACTGAACAACCGATACTATGACGGATCTCCCGAGGATCTCCTACGCGGACATTCCTTGGCGCACAAGCTGCATGAGTTGGGTCACCGCGTCAACTTCACGCTTATGTTCGAGCCGTATCAGACACCTCTCGCATTGCAGATCCGGCCATATTTCATCAACGCTTTCATACGTAACCGGCTCAGTGCCACGCGTCGTATATCGGGGTTGCTGGCCGCATTCGAAGCCACTGAGGATTCCTGGTTCATCAGAGAACTTCGGCAGTACTTGATTGCGAACCACTACTTGGGTAAGGGCGACGCTGAACTCGACCTCCTTGAAACCCTGTCTCAGGCCAAGCGGATGGTGGCTTATCGCCACAATGAAAGCAGCGATGGCTTGGACAGCGCTCGTGCCTCAGTGCGCTGGCTGCGCGCATCAAATCTGCCTGATTCACGATTGATCGTCTGTTCTCTCGACGGAGACACGCTGTTCCCGATGGTGATGTCGATGCTGGTCGAGCCAGAGTTCATCGATCTCCAGGATCGCGTGTTACTCACGACTGATCCACGCTATTTGGCGCGCTGGGCGAGCAGCCCCCATGTCATCAGCTATCAACAGAGATTTTTGAAGGCGTGCGAAGGAAGTGTGTCACGAGTGCCTTCTTCCGCGAGTTGAGTGGCGAGAAGGGCGGGGTTTGACCCCGGGCACCGGATAGGTGTGGAGTCGTAAACAACTCTCCACGTGTTCCGCCGCGCTGCACTTTTCTGGGGAACCCCAGTTGGCTACGGGGCAGAACACCTGCCCGTCCGCTTGCGGCGTGCCCGGTGCCACTGGTCTTCGACACCTGACCTCACCGAATGTTTCATAGCCGGATCGTAAGCTGCCGTGCGTGGTCGCTGCGTAGCAGAGGGATTCAGCGTCCATATATCGCGTGGTGAATAGCGGTGGGACGAGTTGGCCTGTAAGCCGGATTCTGTACCTCGCCGGGATCTTCCGGCGAGGTGGCGACCATCCATCTGGACACACCGTCGCCGGGTGCCTCAAGCGGCCTACCCGCAAACTCGGGCGAGCAGCCCTTGAACGCTTGCGCAGCCACAACCAGGTTGCGGCCTTCTTGGCCTTGCTTCGGGTGGGGTTTACCTAGTGTCCTGAGTCATTAATTCGGGTGCAGTAGTTGGCGATGTTGGCCAGGATTTGGTCGGCGGTCTTGGTCCAGACGTAGGGCCGGGGGTTGTTGTTCCAGTGCTGGATCCAGGCGCGGATGTCGGCGTTGAGTTGGCGTACCGAGGTGTGGGTTCCGCGGCGCAGTTTCTTGGTAGTCAGTTCCGCGATCCAGCGTTCGACGAGGTTGAGCCAGCTGGAGCTTGTCGGTGTGAAGTGCAGGACGAACCGGGGATGGTTTGTCAGCCAACGCTTTACCGCCGGCGTCTTGTGGGTGGAGGCGTTGTCGAGGACGACGTGGCAGTCCAGATCGGCGGGGACTTCGGCGTCGATCTTTTTGAGGAAGGCCAGGAATTCCTGGCTACGGTGCCGGGCGTGAAGCGAGCCGATGACCTGGCCGGTGGCCAGATCCAACGCCGCGTACAGGCTCGACGTACCGTGACGGACGTAGTCGTGGCTGGCACGCGCCGGGGTGCCTGGCAGCATCGGGAACACCGGCGCGGTGCGATTGAGTGCCTGGATCTGGGTTTTCTCATCCACACACAGCACCACCGCGCGTTCGGGCGGGTCGAGGTAGAGCCCGACGACGTCACGGACCTTCTCCACGAACAAGGGATCTTTCGACAGCTTCCACGAGTCCTGTTTGTGCGGCGCCAATCCGAACGCCCGCCAGACACGGGAGACCATCGATTGACTCAACCCGAGATGCTCGGCCATCGACCGCGTCGACCAGTGCGTAGCGTCCTTGGGAGCAGACTCCAGCGTCTGGGTGATCAACGCCTTGATCTGCTCGTCACCCACGACCCGCGGCCGGCCTGGACGCGGTTCGTCGAGCAGGCCGTCACAGCGCAACTCCACGAACCGATTGCGCCACCGTTTCACCGTTGACCGCGAGACCCCCAGGTTGGCCGCCAACTCTGTGTTGGACCCGCCGTCGGCAGCCGCCAACACAATTCGCGACCGCAGTGCCAACCCCGCCGCACTGCTCCGACGCCGCGCCCACCCCTCCAACTCGGCACGTTCAGTATCGGTCAACACGATCGCAGCAGCCTGAGGAGTGGGCATGACCCAGTCTAACAACTGAGCCGTAATTAATGACTCAGGACACTAGCCATCCCGGTCACCCGGGATGCTGGTGCGCTCTTACCGCACCGTTTCACCCTTACCTCCCTTGCGGGTGGCGGTCTACTTTCTGTGGCACTGTCCCGCGGGTTTCCCCGGATTGCCGTTGACAAGCACACTGCTCTGTGACGTCCGGACTTTCCTCGATACCAGTAAAGAAAGTTCTCACATTGCAGGTCAGAGACGTTCTTTTATCCGCGACTTGATGGTTGGCGTCGGCTCGTGTTGCCACTGCCGGGCGGGCTGTCGACTGGGTTGCCGGTGGCGGTTGTCGTGCTGGCGGACGCGATGAGGCTGTGGATCGTCGCGGTGGCTGTTGATCTGCGGGCGTCGGATGATTGTCCTGGCTGCTTGGTCGTACGGGCGGCGGACGGAGGGTGAAGCGTAGCGACCGGCGCGGACGGGAGCGCCAGCGGACGGGAGCACAGGGAGCGAAGCGAAGCCCGCAGGGAGCCGCCAAAGTGACGGAACCGTGGTCAGAGATGAGGTGATGGCGTGCGTGGGCGACGACGTGCCAGTGCGGTGGTGGACACGACTGCCGAGAGCGTTCGGTGATTCGGCCCGGTGTCGGTGGCTGTGAGGTCGTCGGCACAGGTCCGTGCGCTGGCTGCGGTGTGTTGACGGCGCTGCCGTGGTGTGGGGATGCTGGTGGGTGATGAGTGCGGTGGCCGAGCAGACGCTACTGATGGAGATCACGGGCACGCTGGTGCAGGATTTTCCTGGCACTACCCGCGTGGACATTGATGCTGCGGTGCGGCGGGCGTATGCGCGGTTCGATGCGAGTCGGATCCGGGATTTCGTTCCGCTGTTTGTCGAGAAACGCGCGCGCCGCGATCCTCGGGAGCGGTGTTCGGCCGCTTTAGTCTGAGGCTTGTCTGAAGTCGCCCCCTGTCGTTAAGGCTGGGGGCGACGCCTCGTTTCGGGATACACCAGGGGCTGTTTCGGTTCGTGGCAGTGCTGTGTTCCGGCAGGTGGCGGGGGCCTTGCTGCGCTGCGGTGCCTAGGTTCGGC is a window from the Mycolicibacterium litorale genome containing:
- a CDS encoding transaldolase, encoding MRVESGASEYVHAVHPSILAQVETGSAVNVSARFREVVDLFEPKRESTPAGFRVETTGTHSVTLDLVRDIGYARDGQRRPTSLLFSADSANPYEIAECRDLIANVTCNPGIVYDLFLNNPEANVGGQFSDLNEVLQAIGDEVGPGCDISVELHDPYEQDFAKILDEIQMYEDILSRYRLVVKVPHTGAISPSASSQLLTGDGLLNNRYYDGSPEDLLRGHSLAHKLHELGHRVNFTLMFEPYQTPLALQIRPYFINAFIRNRLSATRRISGLLAAFEATEDSWFIRELRQYLIANHYLGKGDAELDLLETLSQAKRMVAYRHNESSDGLDSARASVRWLRASNLPDSRLIVCSLDGDTLFPMVMSMLVEPEFIDLQDRVLLTTDPRYLARWASSPHVISYQQRFLKACEGSVSRVPSSAS
- a CDS encoding IS630 family transposase; the encoded protein is MPTPQAAAIVLTDTERAELEGWARRRSSAAGLALRSRIVLAAADGGSNTELAANLGVSRSTVKRWRNRFVELRCDGLLDEPRPGRPRVVGDEQIKALITQTLESAPKDATHWSTRSMAEHLGLSQSMVSRVWRAFGLAPHKQDSWKLSKDPLFVEKVRDVVGLYLDPPERAVVLCVDEKTQIQALNRTAPVFPMLPGTPARASHDYVRHGTSSLYAALDLATGQVIGSLHARHRSQEFLAFLKKIDAEVPADLDCHVVLDNASTHKTPAVKRWLTNHPRFVLHFTPTSSSWLNLVERWIAELTTKKLRRGTHTSVRQLNADIRAWIQHWNNNPRPYVWTKTADQILANIANYCTRINDSGH
- a CDS encoding three-helix bundle dimerization domain-containing protein, with the translated sequence MSAVAEQTLLMEITGTLVQDFPGTTRVDIDAAVRRAYARFDASRIRDFVPLFVEKRARRDPRERCSAALV